From Phaeocystidibacter marisrubri, the proteins below share one genomic window:
- a CDS encoding ABC transporter ATP-binding protein — translation MIEISNLSKIYRSKAVETVALHKVSLTIERGEFVSIMGPSGCGKSTLLNILGMLDTPTNGHYSFDDKLVFDLKESERVALRKMNIGFVFQSFNLIDELTVAENVELPLVYLKRPKVERKKRVAEILERMGMMHRAQHFPGELSGGQQQRVAVARAVIADPKVILADEPTGNLDTVHGNEVMELLSELNERGTTIVMVTHSSHDASYSKRIVRLLDGEVVSENKLMHV, via the coding sequence ATGATTGAGATTTCGAACCTCTCCAAGATTTACCGTTCTAAAGCCGTAGAAACAGTGGCTTTACACAAAGTTTCACTCACCATTGAACGAGGTGAGTTTGTCTCTATTATGGGACCCTCCGGTTGTGGTAAATCTACCTTACTGAATATTTTGGGCATGCTCGACACCCCAACAAATGGTCATTATTCCTTTGATGACAAATTGGTGTTTGATCTAAAAGAATCGGAACGCGTAGCCCTCCGGAAGATGAACATTGGTTTTGTTTTTCAAAGTTTCAACTTGATTGACGAACTCACGGTTGCCGAAAATGTGGAACTACCTCTGGTGTATTTAAAGCGTCCCAAGGTTGAAAGGAAGAAGCGGGTAGCTGAAATTCTCGAGCGTATGGGAATGATGCACAGAGCGCAACACTTCCCAGGTGAACTTTCTGGTGGACAACAACAGCGAGTTGCCGTTGCACGTGCTGTTATTGCAGATCCTAAAGTGATTTTGGCTGATGAGCCAACGGGTAACTTGGATACTGTCCATGGTAACGAAGTGATGGAGTTGCTTAGCGAGTTGAACGAACGAGGAACAACAATCGTGATGGTTACCCACTCCTCTCATGATGCTAGTTATTCCAAGCGAATTGTCAGGCTTCTAGATGGGGAGGTCGTTTCAGAAAATAAACTGATGCATGTTTAA
- a CDS encoding ABC transporter permease, which produces MQHRSYTLLNVLGLAVGLAVTLLVVLFLRNELTYDTRHPESDRIYRLTSYFYFETENHHYAPTGLGLAPLMQGESDAIEAYVRVGNAGKNVLLKHGQDAFYEDAVFYADSTYFDFFPSTFIYGDASDALRGENSLVLTQSLATSIFGDVNPVGEVLRTNSNRFVVTGVIEDLPQNEHIQFKALLPAFTEQLSQEDLVRTLWAASTFTYIRLKEGVGPSEINRAFREVHQKYMVDVASVINSDYDIIVEPLEEVHYGSKAEFDLPKGKLSYLFVFGGVGLLILALAMINYMNLATARASKRAKEIGVRKVLGSTRRDLIWQLLIESVTLTFVGLFLAVILVELLLQSEVLIVLMQKNISINVIDQPKFLWWGVITALVVGILSGIYPALYLSRIEVAESLKSAFKAGKSSVQMRRFLVGLQFTFSISVVVLAVFMTRQMSYMSDRYLGFNSEDIVLVPVQDTALREVVPEMIEELREQPHVLSVSSARNVPGDIIGRVLMHALNPQKVQATREAMDIMHVGEGYFHTMELEFLQGSSYTAVMDEDSVFQVVVNESLVEYFGWDDPIGEQLEWGLQENGRAYYTARIIGVVNDFNTSSLHSPVNPLVMFLDEEQRGTLHLRVDSENMKSAIASIEKVWNQHSISRPFEFSFLDEDLDMLYREDQRQSTLISMLTLVTILISTLGLLGLASYTIQQRYKEIGIRKVLGASVRQIVNLLFRDVAAMVALAVLISIPISYAVFQSWVSNFAYVTPVQWFVFVVIGLIAVIFSYVVVSLHSLKAARTNPVKSLKYE; this is translated from the coding sequence ATGCAGCACCGATCGTATACCCTGTTGAATGTCCTCGGACTTGCAGTGGGGTTGGCCGTTACATTGTTGGTTGTCCTCTTTCTTAGAAACGAACTCACCTACGATACGCGTCATCCCGAAAGTGATCGAATCTACAGACTTACCAGTTACTTCTATTTTGAGACCGAGAATCATCACTATGCACCTACGGGGCTGGGATTGGCTCCACTTATGCAAGGCGAATCCGATGCTATTGAAGCTTACGTTCGTGTAGGGAACGCTGGGAAGAACGTGCTTCTCAAACACGGGCAAGATGCTTTTTACGAGGATGCCGTATTCTATGCAGACTCTACGTACTTTGATTTTTTTCCTTCCACCTTTATTTATGGAGATGCATCCGACGCACTGAGGGGGGAGAACTCACTTGTGCTCACTCAGTCGCTAGCCACTTCCATTTTTGGAGATGTAAATCCCGTTGGAGAGGTCCTTCGCACCAATAGCAATCGATTTGTGGTAACAGGGGTGATTGAAGATCTTCCACAGAACGAGCATATCCAATTCAAAGCACTACTCCCGGCGTTTACCGAACAACTTTCGCAGGAAGATCTAGTCAGGACTCTCTGGGCTGCTTCAACCTTCACTTATATTAGATTGAAGGAAGGGGTAGGTCCTTCGGAAATTAACAGGGCGTTTCGTGAGGTTCACCAAAAGTATATGGTGGACGTAGCTTCGGTGATCAACAGCGATTATGACATTATAGTAGAGCCTTTGGAAGAGGTTCATTACGGTTCTAAAGCAGAGTTCGACTTGCCCAAGGGAAAGTTGAGCTACCTCTTTGTTTTTGGAGGGGTAGGACTGCTCATTCTAGCTCTTGCCATGATTAACTACATGAACTTGGCCACCGCTAGAGCTTCAAAACGCGCCAAGGAAATCGGTGTTCGAAAGGTGCTTGGTAGTACTCGTCGAGATTTGATTTGGCAACTCCTCATTGAATCCGTCACGCTCACGTTTGTAGGTCTATTTCTCGCCGTCATCTTAGTTGAACTTCTTCTGCAAAGTGAGGTCTTGATCGTATTGATGCAGAAGAATATTTCCATCAATGTAATCGATCAACCCAAGTTTCTCTGGTGGGGCGTCATCACCGCTTTGGTGGTGGGAATACTGTCGGGGATTTATCCCGCGCTCTATCTCAGCCGAATTGAAGTAGCGGAATCGTTGAAGTCGGCATTTAAAGCGGGGAAATCCAGTGTTCAGATGCGAAGATTTTTAGTAGGACTCCAATTTACATTTAGCATCAGTGTGGTCGTGCTGGCTGTATTCATGACACGACAAATGAGTTACATGAGCGATCGATACTTGGGGTTTAATTCAGAGGATATCGTTTTGGTTCCCGTTCAAGATACCGCCCTCCGAGAAGTGGTGCCAGAAATGATTGAAGAACTGCGCGAACAACCTCATGTGCTTTCCGTTTCCTCGGCTAGAAACGTTCCGGGAGATATCATAGGTAGAGTGTTAATGCATGCCCTCAATCCACAAAAAGTTCAGGCCACACGAGAGGCCATGGATATCATGCACGTAGGAGAAGGCTACTTCCATACCATGGAGTTGGAGTTTCTTCAAGGTTCGTCTTACACGGCCGTAATGGATGAGGATTCCGTATTCCAAGTGGTGGTGAATGAATCCTTGGTGGAATACTTTGGCTGGGATGATCCCATAGGGGAGCAATTAGAGTGGGGTTTGCAAGAGAATGGCAGAGCGTATTACACGGCGAGAATTATCGGCGTAGTGAACGATTTTAATACTTCCAGTTTGCACTCGCCAGTCAATCCCCTAGTGATGTTTTTGGACGAAGAGCAAAGGGGGACTCTTCACCTTCGAGTGGATTCTGAGAATATGAAATCCGCTATTGCTTCTATCGAAAAAGTTTGGAATCAACATTCCATCTCCAGACCATTCGAGTTTAGTTTTTTGGATGAAGACTTGGACATGCTTTATCGGGAAGATCAACGCCAATCTACCCTCATTTCCATGCTCACCTTAGTCACTATTCTGATTTCGACCTTAGGACTACTCGGTTTGGCATCTTACACCATACAACAGCGCTACAAGGAAATTGGAATTCGAAAAGTGTTGGGAGCTTCCGTTCGTCAGATTGTCAATCTCTTGTTTCGAGATGTGGCGGCCATGGTTGCCCTTGCTGTATTGATCAGTATACCGATCAGCTACGCTGTGTTCCAATCTTGGGTAAGCAATTTCGCTTATGTCACTCCTGTGCAGTGGTTCGTCTTTGTGGTGATCGGTTTAATTGCCGTGATTTTCTCTTATGTGGTTGTTAGCCTTCACTCTCTTAAAGCCGCACGTACCAATCCTGTGAAGTCTTTAAAGTACGAGTGA